The Desmonostoc muscorum LEGE 12446 genome includes a region encoding these proteins:
- a CDS encoding DUF2281 domain-containing protein: protein MVIKFEEIYRDIDTLPEEAQILLLDFIQLLKKRYPQPESENDSQEKSLYEKFDEIGLIGCCSVEENLSTTYKEVLSNTLITKYDHRLTLAFAFSQVKFYKI, encoded by the coding sequence ATGGTAATAAAATTTGAAGAAATATATAGAGATATTGATACTTTACCAGAAGAAGCTCAAATCTTACTACTTGATTTTATTCAGTTACTCAAAAAGCGTTATCCACAACCAGAATCAGAAAATGATAGTCAGGAAAAAAGTCTCTATGAAAAGTTTGATGAAATTGGATTAATTGGTTGTTGTTCTGTGGAAGAAAATTTATCAACAACCTATAAAGAAGTTTTATCTAATACATTAATAACTAAATATGATCATCGCTTAACTCTTGCTTTTGCATTTTCGCAAGTAAAATTCTACAAAATCTAA
- a CDS encoding sensor histidine kinase, with translation MPEEFSCRQISPPFLSEGSDRNLSLDSTLQELPMYNFSVEINCTGREVASFLEKYPLLPGVILVEQGKFVGMISRRRLLEFLIRPYGQELFVQQPLGVLYGYARTPILLLAETTLILIAMQLSLKRSPELLSEPIVVQTTAGDHRLLDVQELNFISWQIRGIKNFVRYERSQAQMIQNDKMANLGRLVDGVVHEILDPVGFIWGNITYVSNYSQDLLKLIAAYDKELPSASETINQIKEEIEFDFLEQDLLRSLASIRTGAERLKRLVTSLQNFCHLDELYPKPVDLHSCIDNLILLINSRIQGEIEIIKSYGQLPPVYCFMGQLNQVLINILSEAVDTLLNEAARQQFYLEDTKTIQKPRIKISTEVISQKPSKPNAPDSRWILIRITDNGPGMSQELLQQIMESFSLETKNGKETSLAVSYRIITVKHGGKFNLRSQPGIGTEFEIMLPLV, from the coding sequence GTGCCAGAAGAATTCAGTTGTCGTCAAATCTCACCGCCATTTTTGTCTGAGGGTAGCGATCGCAATCTCAGTTTAGATTCAACCCTCCAAGAACTACCAATGTACAACTTCTCAGTGGAAATTAACTGCACTGGTAGGGAAGTAGCTAGTTTTTTAGAAAAATATCCCCTGCTACCAGGAGTAATTTTGGTAGAACAGGGAAAGTTCGTGGGAATGATTTCGCGGCGACGACTGTTAGAATTTTTAATTCGCCCCTATGGACAAGAGTTGTTTGTTCAGCAACCATTAGGCGTTCTCTACGGGTATGCACGGACACCGATTTTGCTGCTTGCTGAGACGACATTAATTTTAATTGCGATGCAACTGAGCTTAAAGCGATCGCCAGAATTATTATCAGAGCCAATTGTAGTGCAAACTACTGCTGGGGATCACAGATTATTAGATGTACAAGAATTAAATTTTATTTCTTGGCAAATTCGCGGCATCAAAAATTTCGTGCGATACGAACGCAGCCAAGCCCAAATGATTCAAAATGATAAAATGGCGAATTTGGGGCGTTTAGTCGATGGGGTAGTACACGAAATTTTAGACCCCGTGGGTTTTATTTGGGGTAACATAACTTACGTCTCAAACTACAGTCAAGATTTACTTAAGTTAATAGCGGCTTACGACAAAGAATTACCGTCTGCGTCCGAGACAATTAACCAAATCAAAGAAGAAATTGAATTTGATTTTTTAGAACAAGATTTATTGCGATCGCTTGCTAGTATCCGCACTGGAGCCGAAAGATTAAAAAGACTTGTCACCAGTTTGCAAAATTTCTGTCATCTCGATGAACTTTATCCTAAACCTGTAGATTTACATTCCTGTATCGATAATCTTATTTTATTAATTAATAGCCGGATTCAAGGAGAAATTGAAATCATAAAATCTTACGGACAACTGCCACCAGTGTATTGTTTTATGGGGCAGTTAAATCAGGTTTTAATAAATATTTTAAGCGAAGCTGTAGATACTTTACTCAATGAAGCAGCGCGACAGCAGTTTTATCTAGAAGATACAAAGACTATTCAAAAACCCAGAATCAAGATTAGTACAGAAGTTATTTCACAGAAACCTAGTAAACCAAATGCACCAGATTCCCGCTGGATCTTAATTCGCATTACTGACAATGGTCCTGGAATGTCACAAGAATTACTACAGCAAATTATGGAGTCTTTTTCTTTGGAAACAAAAAATGGTAAAGAGACTAGCTTAGCCGTCAGTTATCGAATTATAACTGTGAAACATGGTGGGAAATTCAATTTACGTTCCCAACCAGGTATAGGCACTGAATTTGAAATTATGTTGCCTTTGGTTTGA
- a CDS encoding GTPase, translated as MLNETTKRLVDEITKSLAASKESISSSFGELLNLLIDKLQLSQDKKFVFLLVGKTGVGKSSTVNSLLNQEIASVGKYDATTMEVQEYEHTINGVKCSIIDTPGLCDDIPEKGNNQKYIELIQKQVNQIDLLWFVTRLDDARVGEDEKKGIQIISEAFTPKVWEHSVIVFTRANKADDYLEELQERTKRIRDEIAKHTGQ; from the coding sequence ATGCTTAATGAGACAACTAAAAGGCTCGTAGATGAAATTACAAAAAGTTTGGCAGCAAGCAAAGAATCTATTTCTTCTTCTTTTGGAGAACTGTTAAATTTATTAATTGATAAACTACAGCTATCTCAAGATAAAAAATTTGTATTTCTTTTAGTAGGTAAAACAGGTGTTGGCAAATCTAGTACTGTTAATTCACTGCTAAATCAGGAAATTGCTAGTGTCGGGAAATATGATGCTACAACAATGGAAGTTCAAGAATATGAGCATACAATAAATGGTGTTAAATGTTCAATAATTGATACTCCCGGATTGTGCGACGATATTCCAGAAAAAGGGAATAACCAAAAGTATATAGAATTAATTCAAAAGCAAGTCAACCAAATAGATTTACTTTGGTTTGTAACTCGTCTTGATGATGCAAGAGTTGGTGAAGACGAAAAGAAAGGTATACAAATTATTTCAGAAGCATTTACACCAAAAGTTTGGGAGCATTCTGTAATTGTCTTCACACGCGCTAATAAAGCTGACGATTATTTAGAAGAACTACAAGAAAGAACTAAACGTATTAGAGATGAAATTGCAAAACATACAGGTCAATAA
- a CDS encoding two-partner secretion domain-containing protein: protein MSPSKSLNPQRLSFLMAIATFIPASIAIAIDPSFAQIIPDATLGTQITANDNIVGGTTRGASLFHSFQEFNVNSSQRVYFANPSGINNIFSRVTGNNVSNILGTLGVNGVANLYLLNPNGIIFGPNTKLDIRGSFLATTANRLVFPDGGEFGVNNLQALPLLSVSVPLGVQYGNATISSTGNLAAGQDLTLSAGNLDLQGQLQAGKDLTLQAENTVRVRDSVTTPFVALSGGNLTIQGNKGIDILALNHPTQTPFVSGGNLSLISDGIISGDAKFATGGSFLIKSVSGELANFVSKYDPIISANGDVDFAASYTGTSLLVEARGNIRFQGDININGPDTGVLPDGPDTQTLRTSSALILRSGQSTLNYEGVNYGNVPDYSTGSVPLGITLNGDVTLQPFNGSGGIVYLSAASGDINTKLISTDGGIRFTQPLVYDGGSINISTSNGDITTGSLDSSSSSFSNIAGNGGKISLNAINGNITTDILDSTSSSLRNAAGNGGEISLNVTNGNITTFNLNSFSSGSGNAGNGGKISLNATNGNITIRRDLNSSSISNNGLAGNGGEIILTAINGGITMTGPVASFSFSGNLREESKKGGNIYLQAKDSIEIFSLNSTGGLGSGNITIISQTSFTLDDRDCITSDTFGYGNGGDILIDAPSIILNNGAQISSSTHNSGKGGDITLRALDRVEISGQTSDTPRGIFSQSYSITAIRGNQYLGGYIPTGEARIPDSSEKLLFPSGLFTQTTKQSTGSTGTIRIETGKLIIEDEGAIAATRWGQNNNGSENGNISVDATDSILVTNKGRILSGVAEEASGNSGNIELTAGSLSVNNGGYVQTLTLGDGNAGDIQVSANVGVTVSGNSSYLRSSSGNNTLKEGNIGQGGDIVITTPNLGVTDGAVLDARTLTNSKGGNIGIQASNINLTGGSSLSVETQGAAQGGNLTIQQYNNGQDLTINFQDDSRVSASTAGSGDGGFVTVTAPKSITITGNGKIAAETTSSGKGGDIKIESTNGQINIQNGAQITANSNSEQEVADAGNIEVTAKKVRLDNGEISTKTTSGNGGDIGLNIQDFLLLRHGSLISATAGTSNRPGNGGNIRINNPGDRGGFVIAVPWENSDIIANAYADSGGRIEIFTNRNWGFQQRQGLTENQLRNNTTSDISASSQLGRQGEIVTDTLDVDPTQGIVELPVDLVDPTQQITQGCRPLTANASKQQSEFVITGRGGLPPSPDDPVSSGTVPIPWVARDIANATNVTSSVELPTSTPTTTLVEAQGMIHGANGEVILIAQAATATPHQSGFSNKFCHQ from the coding sequence GTGAGTCCAAGCAAGAGTCTTAATCCACAACGGTTGAGTTTCTTAATGGCGATCGCAACATTCATCCCAGCATCCATAGCCATAGCTATTGATCCGAGTTTCGCACAGATTATCCCTGACGCTACTTTAGGGACTCAAATCACAGCTAACGACAATATAGTTGGTGGTACAACACGCGGCGCAAGCCTGTTTCACAGTTTTCAAGAATTCAACGTCAACAGTTCTCAAAGAGTCTATTTTGCAAACCCCTCTGGGATTAACAACATTTTTAGTCGGGTGACTGGTAATAATGTCTCCAATATCCTGGGAACATTGGGTGTAAATGGTGTAGCCAACCTGTATTTGCTCAATCCCAACGGCATTATTTTTGGGCCAAATACCAAATTAGATATCCGGGGATCATTTTTGGCAACCACAGCAAATCGCTTGGTATTTCCCGATGGAGGCGAATTTGGGGTAAATAACCTGCAAGCATTGCCACTGTTATCAGTTAGCGTTCCCTTGGGAGTGCAGTATGGCAACGCAACTATTAGCAGCACAGGAAATCTGGCTGCGGGGCAAGATTTGACTTTATCAGCTGGTAATCTGGATTTGCAAGGACAGCTACAAGCTGGAAAAGATTTAACATTGCAGGCTGAAAATACAGTCCGGGTGCGTGATAGTGTGACCACACCGTTTGTTGCACTATCGGGTGGTAATCTGACAATTCAGGGCAATAAAGGAATTGATATTTTAGCGCTGAATCACCCCACGCAGACACCCTTTGTGAGTGGCGGCAATTTGAGTTTAATTAGTGATGGCATAATTTCTGGGGATGCTAAATTTGCAACTGGTGGCAGTTTTTTAATCAAGAGTGTGTCAGGAGAACTGGCAAACTTTGTTAGTAAATATGACCCGATTATCAGTGCCAATGGCGATGTAGATTTTGCGGCTAGCTATACAGGAACATCCCTGTTAGTTGAAGCTAGAGGTAACATTCGCTTCCAGGGAGATATTAACATCAATGGGCCGGATACAGGTGTGTTGCCAGACGGCCCAGATACTCAAACCCTGAGAACAAGTTCAGCATTGATATTGCGATCGGGGCAGAGTACTTTAAACTATGAGGGCGTTAACTATGGCAATGTACCCGACTACAGCACTGGGTCTGTACCTTTAGGAATCACGCTTAACGGAGACGTTACCTTACAGCCATTTAATGGGTCTGGAGGGATAGTCTACCTGTCAGCAGCATCGGGGGATATCAATACCAAACTGATTAGTACTGATGGTGGAATTAGATTCACCCAACCATTGGTCTATGACGGAGGTAGTATTAATATAAGCACCTCAAACGGCGACATTACTACTGGCAGCTTGGACTCCTCCTCGTCTAGTTTTTCTAACATCGCTGGAAATGGGGGAAAAATTAGCCTAAATGCAATCAACGGCAACATTACTACTGACATTTTGGACTCTACCTCCTCTAGTCTTCGTAATGCCGCTGGAAATGGGGGAGAAATTAGCCTCAATGTAACCAACGGCAACATTACAACTTTTAATTTGAACTCTTTCTCGTCTGGTTCTGGTAACGCTGGAAATGGAGGAAAAATTAGCCTAAATGCAACCAACGGCAACATCACGATCAGGAGGGATTTGAACTCTTCCTCGATTTCTAACAATGGTCTAGCCGGAAATGGTGGAGAAATTATCCTTACTGCAATCAATGGCGGTATTACCATGACAGGGCCTGTGGCATCTTTCTCATTCTCTGGTAACCTTCGTGAAGAATCAAAAAAGGGAGGTAATATTTACCTTCAAGCCAAAGACAGTATCGAAATTTTTTCACTTAATTCCACAGGGGGTCTTGGTTCAGGCAATATTACTATTATTAGTCAAACATCTTTTACTTTAGATGATAGAGACTGTATAACCAGCGATACCTTTGGTTATGGCAATGGGGGGGATATTTTAATTGATGCTCCTTCCATTATTCTCAATAATGGCGCACAAATATCTTCTTCTACTCACAATAGTGGGAAAGGTGGTGATATCACTCTACGTGCTTTAGATAGAGTAGAAATTAGTGGACAAACATCTGATACTCCCAGAGGGATTTTCTCACAAAGTTACAGTATCACGGCAATTCGAGGCAACCAGTACCTTGGAGGTTATATTCCCACTGGGGAAGCCAGGATACCTGACTCTTCCGAAAAGCTATTATTTCCTAGCGGTTTGTTTACTCAGACCACTAAACAGTCTACTGGTAGTACTGGCACTATCAGAATTGAAACAGGAAAACTGATTATTGAAGACGAAGGGGCGATCGCTGCCACTAGATGGGGTCAAAATAACAATGGAAGTGAGAATGGAAATATTTCAGTAGACGCGACAGATTCGATTTTAGTTACCAATAAAGGCAGAATATTAAGTGGTGTAGCAGAAGAAGCTAGCGGCAATAGTGGCAATATAGAACTAACGGCTGGTTCCCTTTCAGTCAACAATGGAGGATATGTACAAACGTTGACTTTGGGAGATGGAAATGCCGGAGATATTCAGGTGAGTGCAAATGTTGGGGTTACTGTTTCTGGTAATAGCAGTTATCTCAGATCGAGTAGTGGTAACAATACCTTAAAGGAAGGCAATATTGGACAGGGTGGTGATATTGTAATCACAACTCCCAATCTCGGTGTAACTGATGGGGCAGTTTTAGATGCTCGAACTCTGACAAATTCCAAGGGTGGAAATATCGGAATCCAAGCCTCTAACATTAATTTAACAGGTGGTAGTAGTTTATCTGTTGAGACTCAAGGGGCTGCCCAAGGTGGTAACTTGACCATTCAACAATATAACAATGGACAAGATTTGACTATCAATTTCCAGGATGATTCAAGAGTATCAGCTTCCACTGCTGGTAGTGGAGATGGAGGATTTGTAACCGTTACTGCTCCTAAATCTATCACCATCACTGGCAATGGTAAAATAGCGGCTGAAACAACAAGTAGTGGCAAAGGTGGCGACATAAAAATAGAAAGCACCAATGGACAAATAAACATTCAAAATGGGGCGCAGATCACTGCTAATAGCAACAGCGAACAAGAAGTAGCAGACGCCGGGAATATTGAAGTCACTGCTAAAAAAGTGCGTTTGGATAATGGAGAAATCAGCACTAAGACGACATCAGGCAATGGGGGCGACATTGGGCTGAATATTCAGGATTTTTTACTACTACGTCATGGAAGTTTAATTTCCGCCACCGCAGGTACAAGTAATCGCCCAGGTAATGGTGGAAATATCAGGATTAATAATCCTGGCGATAGAGGAGGATTTGTCATTGCAGTTCCTTGGGAAAATAGCGACATTATCGCTAATGCCTATGCAGATAGCGGCGGACGGATTGAGATTTTCACCAATAGAAACTGGGGATTCCAACAGCGTCAAGGGCTGACAGAAAATCAACTCCGCAACAATACTACCAGCGATATTAGTGCCAGTTCCCAACTAGGACGGCAAGGTGAAATTGTAACTGACACTCTCGATGTTGACCCCACTCAAGGAATTGTCGAGTTACCGGTAGATTTGGTAGACCCCACACAGCAAATTACCCAAGGCTGTAGACCTCTAACTGCAAATGCATCTAAGCAACAAAGTGAATTTGTCATTACTGGTCGAGGCGGATTGCCTCCTAGTCCCGATGATCCCGTCAGCAGTGGTACAGTACCAATTCCTTGGGTGGCTCGTGATATAGCCAACGCAACAAATGTGACAAGTTCTGTTGAACTACCTACTAGTACACCAACAACCACCCTTGTGGAAGCTCAAGGAATGATTCACGGTGCCAATGGGGAAGTGATTTTGATTGCCCAAGCTGCAACTGCTACGCCTCATCAGTCTGGATTTTCTAACAAGTTCTGTCACCAGTAA
- a CDS encoding phosphoketolase, with protein sequence MTAITPKASSALPNFSEGIQYFGEALPDFETYGATPAIESGKVAIASPTDPAAVYQTLLAADALRYLTLQITGSKASGHPGGFASQAEAYASLVMLGYKNIITEVGHHAPGFYSAMFLDRSLEDMGISTVQQLRDRFREKHGLLGHLSGYIPGILAPAGPLGQGQHFAMAAALLHKDKLFPFTVGDGGLGEPYIVSAIAHFHTAYPAVTNFLPILVWNGYSQEHHSMVSLKTNPEMQAYWQGNGFDEVVLVDAKDFDDQNQPGDYVDSTVFSFEKRLAFTQAVLSGVDKAARSALGGKLTVFIIKQLKGAGVHARGAKSHNLYPKDTLDAPHIVSALQTRALSPEAWQLVRTNAERAGGGPAAKTVVTEFELPLPELGELPLEEYAVGGEPKVSTTAMGRLVGIVGNKDRNFLVTNADGNEASGIANINQALKIIHPTTDDLYNQAPNGQVYEPLSEDACAGLAAGLSLMGARTLWCSYESFAINGLPIWQTVTQAMAELRRQTPSTITLFTAGALEQGRNGWTHQRPEIEAYFASLMRNGNVFPLFPPDANSIQVCYDWALQTKNKGIVITASKSPLPIRTSLEETRQGLEDGAVVLHEVPGDKQVVFAVIGDLTLIPVFEAAAFLENEGIGAKIVSVINPRRLYRPHDTAWDTCSEADGGFLDDAKFAELFDGDALIAVTGGAAAMLEPILLRSTAKRDTFAWKRGETTASAGELMAFNGLTAEALTKRAIALVH encoded by the coding sequence ATGACCGCAATCACCCCAAAGGCTTCTTCAGCGCTTCCCAATTTTTCTGAAGGTATTCAATATTTTGGCGAAGCACTACCAGATTTTGAAACTTACGGTGCCACACCTGCGATAGAATCGGGCAAAGTAGCGATCGCATCTCCCACAGATCCCGCAGCAGTATATCAAACTTTATTAGCTGCCGATGCCTTACGCTATCTAACTTTGCAAATTACTGGTAGTAAAGCCTCTGGACATCCCGGCGGATTCGCCAGCCAAGCAGAAGCTTATGCATCTCTTGTCATGCTGGGATACAAGAACATTATCACCGAAGTCGGACACCACGCCCCCGGATTTTATAGTGCCATGTTCTTGGATCGCTCTTTAGAAGACATGGGAATTTCTACAGTCCAACAATTGCGCGATCGCTTTCGAGAAAAGCACGGACTTTTAGGACACCTTTCTGGTTATATACCTGGTATTCTCGCACCTGCGGGGCCTTTGGGACAAGGACAACACTTTGCAATGGCGGCTGCACTGTTGCACAAAGATAAGTTATTCCCTTTTACAGTTGGCGATGGTGGATTGGGTGAGCCTTATATTGTAAGTGCGATCGCTCATTTCCATACTGCTTATCCTGCTGTCACTAACTTTTTGCCGATACTGGTGTGGAATGGTTATAGCCAAGAACACCACAGCATGGTTTCCCTCAAAACCAACCCAGAAATGCAAGCATATTGGCAAGGTAACGGTTTTGATGAAGTGGTGTTAGTGGATGCTAAGGATTTCGACGATCAAAACCAACCAGGGGATTACGTTGATAGTACTGTGTTTTCCTTTGAAAAACGTCTAGCGTTTACCCAAGCTGTACTTTCGGGTGTGGATAAAGCAGCGCGATCGGCACTAGGTGGTAAGCTTACTGTTTTTATTATTAAACAACTTAAAGGTGCAGGAGTCCACGCGCGGGGTGCAAAATCTCACAACCTTTATCCTAAAGATACGCTGGATGCACCGCATATTGTGAGTGCATTGCAAACTCGCGCTTTATCTCCTGAAGCTTGGCAATTAGTCAGAACAAATGCCGAACGCGCAGGCGGTGGCCCCGCAGCCAAAACAGTGGTAACAGAATTTGAATTACCATTGCCAGAATTAGGCGAATTACCTTTAGAAGAATATGCAGTAGGCGGCGAACCAAAAGTTTCTACAACTGCAATGGGACGATTGGTAGGAATAGTTGGAAATAAAGATCGGAATTTCCTTGTTACCAATGCTGACGGTAACGAAGCATCAGGAATTGCTAACATTAACCAAGCATTAAAAATTATCCACCCCACAACCGACGATTTATATAACCAAGCGCCAAACGGACAAGTTTATGAACCTTTGAGTGAAGATGCTTGTGCAGGTTTAGCCGCTGGTTTGTCCTTAATGGGTGCGAGAACTTTGTGGTGTTCTTACGAATCTTTTGCCATCAACGGATTACCAATTTGGCAAACTGTCACCCAAGCAATGGCAGAATTGCGGCGTCAAACTCCCTCGACTATTACTTTATTCACAGCGGGTGCATTAGAGCAAGGGCGTAACGGTTGGACTCACCAACGTCCGGAAATTGAAGCTTACTTTGCTTCACTCATGCGAAATGGAAATGTTTTTCCATTATTTCCGCCCGATGCTAATAGTATCCAAGTTTGTTATGACTGGGCATTGCAAACTAAGAATAAGGGAATTGTGATTACTGCAAGTAAATCGCCGTTACCAATTCGCACAAGTTTAGAAGAAACTCGTCAAGGGTTAGAAGATGGTGCGGTGGTATTGCATGAAGTTCCTGGTGATAAACAAGTTGTATTTGCTGTGATTGGGGATTTAACATTAATACCTGTATTTGAAGCTGCTGCTTTCTTAGAAAATGAAGGTATTGGTGCCAAGATAGTTTCTGTGATTAACCCCCGACGTTTATATCGTCCTCATGATACTGCTTGGGATACTTGTTCAGAAGCAGATGGCGGTTTCTTAGATGATGCGAAATTTGCCGAATTATTTGATGGCGATGCGCTAATTGCTGTGACAGGTGGTGCAGCGGCGATGCTGGAACCAATTTTGTTACGGAGTACAGCCAAGCGTGATACTTTTGCGTGGAAACGTGGGGAAACTACAGCCAGTGCTGGAGAGTTGATGGCGTTTAATGGATTGACTGCTGAGGCTTTGACGAAAAGAGCGATCGCGTTAGTGCATTAA
- a CDS encoding Uma2 family endonuclease, with translation MSETTLPVPLIEIPPSEAELPYDDGVPMESARHRAAMNLLIDALIPWLLQREDGFVGGNMFVYYSLAQLRNKDFKGPDFFVVLGVPKGERKSWVVWEEEKAPDVVIELLSESTAAADKNEKKLIYQNQMRVPEYFWYDPFNPDDWAGFSIQQRVYQPLVANEQNQLVSESLGLALQRWQGNYKGIDATWLRWATLEGELLPTPEEQERQRADKAESQLLQTARNLLTGGMTVEQVATVTGLDVSAIERSLSTSES, from the coding sequence ATGTCAGAAACCACCTTACCTGTACCCCTGATTGAAATTCCACCTAGCGAAGCAGAACTTCCCTATGATGATGGTGTCCCAATGGAAAGCGCACGTCACAGAGCTGCGATGAATTTGCTGATAGATGCCTTAATCCCTTGGTTGTTACAGCGAGAAGATGGGTTTGTCGGCGGCAATATGTTTGTCTATTACAGTCTGGCGCAGTTACGCAACAAAGACTTTAAAGGGCCAGACTTTTTTGTAGTGTTGGGTGTCCCGAAAGGTGAACGCAAAAGTTGGGTGGTTTGGGAAGAAGAAAAAGCCCCGGATGTTGTGATTGAGTTGCTTTCTGAAAGCACAGCCGCCGCAGACAAAAACGAGAAAAAGCTGATTTATCAAAATCAAATGCGTGTACCAGAATATTTCTGGTATGACCCGTTTAACCCAGATGATTGGGCAGGTTTTTCTATCCAACAGAGAGTTTATCAGCCACTGGTTGCTAATGAACAAAATCAATTGGTGAGTGAATCCTTAGGGTTGGCGTTGCAGCGCTGGCAGGGAAATTATAAAGGAATTGATGCGACTTGGTTACGCTGGGCAACTTTGGAGGGAGAATTACTGCCAACACCTGAAGAACAGGAACGCCAACGAGCGGACAAAGCAGAGTCGCAGTTATTACAAACGGCACGCAACTTACTGACGGGTGGGATGACGGTAGAACAGGTGGCGACAGTCACAGGTTTAGATGTGTCGGCGATTGAGCGATCGCTCTCAACATCTGAGTCATGA
- a CDS encoding Photosystem Q(B) protein 1: protein MSTIVQPQREFNFFDFWDSFCRWITSTENRIYIGWFGVLMIPTLLAATTCFILALIAAPSVDMDGIREPIMGSLMDGNNLITAAVVPTSAAIGLHFYPIWEAASMDEWLYNGGPYQLIVLHFLIGIWCYLGQLWELSYRLGMRPWTAIAYSAPVIAATSVLLVYPIGQGSFSDGLPLGITGTFYFMLAFQGDHNILMHPFHMLGVAGVFGGALLSSLHGSLVASTLIRNTDENQSINAGHKLSQQKVTYKYLAGHYSFLGRLLIPTFASKNHRAFHFLLAAFPTIGIWFAAMGVCSMAFNLNGLNFNHSILDSRGEVIRTDADILNRANLGISAMHAPNVHNFPLVLSSGQPIPVS from the coding sequence ATGAGTACCATTGTTCAACCTCAAAGAGAATTTAATTTTTTTGATTTCTGGGATAGTTTTTGTCGCTGGATTACTAGCACAGAAAATCGGATTTACATCGGCTGGTTTGGTGTGTTGATGATTCCCACCTTGCTGGCTGCCACCACCTGTTTTATTTTGGCTTTGATTGCCGCTCCCAGCGTAGATATGGATGGCATACGTGAGCCAATCATGGGTTCACTGATGGATGGTAATAACTTAATTACAGCCGCAGTTGTGCCGACTTCCGCTGCTATTGGTTTGCACTTTTATCCTATTTGGGAAGCTGCATCGATGGATGAATGGCTCTACAATGGTGGGCCATATCAGTTGATTGTGCTGCATTTTCTCATTGGTATTTGGTGTTACTTAGGGCAACTTTGGGAATTGAGCTATCGTTTGGGAATGCGACCCTGGACAGCAATTGCTTATTCTGCACCCGTCATCGCCGCTACTTCCGTTTTGCTAGTTTATCCCATTGGTCAAGGTAGTTTTTCTGATGGTTTACCTTTGGGAATTACTGGGACTTTCTACTTTATGTTGGCTTTCCAAGGCGATCATAATATCCTCATGCACCCGTTCCACATGTTGGGTGTAGCAGGTGTATTCGGCGGCGCACTGTTGAGTTCTTTGCATGGTTCTTTGGTCGCTTCAACACTAATTCGCAATACCGATGAAAATCAATCAATTAATGCCGGACATAAGTTGAGTCAGCAGAAAGTCACCTACAAATACTTAGCAGGACACTATAGTTTTTTGGGACGGTTGTTGATTCCTACCTTCGCTAGCAAAAATCATCGTGCTTTCCATTTTTTATTAGCAGCATTCCCAACTATAGGTATTTGGTTCGCAGCAATGGGTGTATGTTCGATGGCATTTAATCTCAATGGCTTGAACTTTAATCATTCCATCTTAGATAGTCGAGGTGAAGTTATTAGAACCGACGCTGATATACTCAATCGTGCCAATCTTGGTATCAGTGCAATGCACGCTCCTAATGTCCATAATTTTCCTTTGGTTCTGTCTAGTGGTCAACCTATTCCAGTTAGTTAA